The Pseudomonadota bacterium genome has a window encoding:
- a CDS encoding DUF3576 domain-containing protein, with protein MSQPKAIRRGIGRTAMVLGCSMALLTACGGGNDDRPEASIAPSQVTTIGVNSYLWRASLDTVSFAPLVQADSAGGVIVTDWYSTPTNPNERVKITISILDQDLRADALRVAASRQVAQQGGWINAPIQAATVQKLEQIILTKARDLRRTALYDE; from the coding sequence ATGTCGCAGCCAAAAGCGATCAGGCGGGGTATCGGCAGAACAGCGATGGTGCTGGGTTGTTCGATGGCGCTGCTCACCGCATGCGGTGGCGGCAATGATGACCGCCCGGAGGCCAGCATCGCGCCGTCGCAGGTGACCACCATCGGGGTGAACAGCTATTTGTGGCGCGCTTCGCTCGATACGGTTTCCTTCGCGCCGCTGGTCCAGGCCGACAGCGCTGGCGGCGTGATCGTGACCGACTGGTATTCGACCCCCACCAACCCCAATGAGCGGGTAAAGATCACCATTTCGATTCTCGATCAGGATTTGCGCGCCGATGCTCTGCGTGTTGCCGCTTCGCGCCAGGTCGCGCAGCAGGGTGGCTGGATCAATGCGCCGATCCAGGCGGCGACGGTGCAGAAGCTCGAACAGATCATCCTGACCAAGGCGCGCGATCTGCGTCGCACCGCCCTTTACGACGAGTAA
- a CDS encoding thiamine phosphate synthase, whose translation MPAFQSPLPTRGEDLPWLWLFTDARAQARLDGAITALPPGSGIVFRHYHLPEAERRALFTNLMQRHAAADRIWLWSGNARTAQALDADGVYAPAHGPQAGPVALRRGLWLAAVHDLAELAMAARRGADAVFISPVYPTRSHPGAATLGPMRFAAIARLARCPVYALGGVTHANHARLARFSSGWGAIDGLSERGG comes from the coding sequence ATGCCGGCTTTCCAGTCACCTTTGCCGACTCGTGGTGAAGACCTGCCCTGGCTATGGCTGTTTACCGATGCGCGCGCGCAGGCCAGGCTGGATGGCGCTATTACCGCCTTGCCCCCCGGCAGCGGCATTGTGTTTCGTCATTACCATCTGCCCGAGGCCGAGCGCCGTGCCTTGTTCACCAATTTGATGCAGCGCCATGCCGCTGCGGACCGGATATGGCTGTGGTCGGGGAACGCTAGGACAGCACAGGCATTGGACGCCGATGGTGTTTACGCCCCGGCACATGGGCCACAGGCCGGCCCGGTCGCGCTGCGGCGCGGCCTATGGCTGGCTGCGGTGCATGATCTTGCCGAACTGGCGATGGCGGCGCGTCGCGGCGCCGATGCCGTATTTATCTCGCCGGTCTATCCGACACGCAGCCATCCGGGTGCCGCGACACTGGGGCCGATGCGCTTTGCCGCGATTGCGCGCCTCGCCCGCTGCCCGGTCTATGCGCTGGGCGGCGTAACCCATGCCAACCATGCACGGCTGGCACGTTTCAGCAGCGGCTGGGGGGCTATAGATGGATTGTCAGAGAGAGGCGGCTAG
- a CDS encoding YggS family pyridoxal phosphate-dependent enzyme gives MSEDNSSDSAAERLASVQADIAAACQRANRADNPPMLIAVSKTHPAEAITPLIAQGHKDFGENRVQEAAGKWPALREQHPDIRLHMIGQLQSNKAGDAVRLFDMIHSLDRPSLAKALGKAMAEQQKHVPCLIQVNIGDEDQKGGCAVSDIAALLDTARGHDIPVIGLMCIPPAGREPAPYFALLDKLADDHGLAQRSMGMSGDYVTATEIGATYLRVGSALFGPRRG, from the coding sequence ATGAGCGAAGACAATAGCAGCGACAGCGCCGCAGAGCGCCTTGCCTCGGTGCAGGCAGATATTGCCGCAGCATGCCAGCGCGCCAATCGTGCCGACAACCCGCCCATGCTGATCGCGGTCAGCAAAACCCATCCTGCCGAGGCGATCACCCCGCTGATCGCCCAGGGCCATAAGGATTTCGGTGAGAACCGGGTGCAGGAAGCGGCGGGAAAATGGCCCGCTCTGCGTGAGCAGCATCCCGATATCAGGCTGCACATGATCGGCCAGTTGCAATCGAACAAGGCTGGCGATGCGGTGCGCCTGTTCGACATGATCCATTCGCTCGACCGGCCTTCTCTGGCGAAGGCGCTGGGCAAAGCGATGGCGGAACAGCAGAAACATGTCCCCTGCCTGATCCAGGTCAATATCGGCGATGAGGACCAGAAGGGCGGCTGCGCAGTCAGTGACATCGCCGCGCTTCTGGATACGGCCCGGGGCCATGATATCCCGGTTATCGGGCTGATGTGTATCCCGCCTGCCGGCCGCGAACCGGCACCCTATTTTGCACTGCTCGACAAGCTGGCCGATGATCATGGCCTCGCCCAACGCTCAATGGGCATGTCGGGCGATTATGTCACCGCCACCGAAATAGGCGCGACATATTTGCGGGTGGGCAGTGCGCTATTTGGTCCGCGCCGAGGCTGA
- a CDS encoding sodium:proton antiporter: protein MHIELLDSLMVKIALIGALGIGAQWVAWRTGRPAIALMLIVGIVAGPVLGIINPENDFGALLDPIVKLAVAVILFEGGLSLNFRDLRIAGWAVSRLVLVGVPVGWALGTAAAYYIAGLSLPVAALFGGILVVTGPTVIGPMLRNLRVGARVRDILKWEGIVNDPIGALLAVGIYAYITYDKGGGAANVAFDVLGASFLAGVIGGVLGYGMTWLFPRGYVPEYLKAPILLIVVILGFVLADLIMHETGLITVTIMGVVMANRPYYASRALHRFKEDLSVLLISGVFILLSAQLDWETLQKFQLQFILFLLVLLFVVRPLTVFTSLLFSSVPLREQAFIGWIAPRGIVAVAITGLFAKRLVNSGYEDAEALVALSFAVVIVTIFAHGFSARWVAQRLGIEEGDGKAVMLVGANRWTLELGAFLKSLDIPVTISDTSRFALRGARQRELDIHDGDILDEALDDSIDIGAYQHLIVATDNDSYNQLLSSDLGPEVGYDRISAVSVDSNAPDESGERAMRGRILLENGTSYADLVDRARAGWVFSRTRLTEKFSYDDFRANLGEGEEPVAILKPNQKLLFFSAQARPVIEQGDQIISFVKPDSPEEIKASREQEKGSKPEEQG, encoded by the coding sequence ATGCATATCGAGTTACTGGATTCGCTGATGGTCAAGATCGCGCTGATCGGCGCGCTCGGCATAGGCGCGCAATGGGTGGCGTGGCGTACCGGCCGCCCGGCTATCGCGCTGATGCTGATTGTCGGCATCGTTGCCGGGCCGGTGCTGGGCATTATCAATCCGGAAAATGATTTCGGCGCGCTGCTCGATCCCATTGTCAAGCTGGCGGTTGCGGTGATCCTGTTCGAGGGCGGGCTCAGCCTCAATTTCCGGGATTTGCGCATCGCCGGATGGGCGGTGTCGCGGCTGGTGCTGGTCGGAGTGCCTGTCGGTTGGGCGCTGGGCACAGCGGCGGCCTATTATATTGCCGGGCTGTCCTTGCCGGTGGCGGCGCTGTTTGGCGGTATATTGGTGGTCACCGGGCCAACGGTGATCGGGCCGATGCTGCGCAATTTGCGTGTCGGCGCCCGGGTGCGCGACATCCTCAAATGGGAGGGCATCGTCAACGATCCGATCGGCGCGCTGCTCGCCGTCGGCATCTATGCCTATATCACCTATGACAAGGGCGGCGGCGCGGCCAATGTCGCCTTTGACGTGCTCGGTGCCAGCTTTCTCGCCGGGGTGATTGGCGGGGTGCTGGGCTATGGCATGACCTGGCTGTTCCCACGCGGCTATGTGCCGGAATATCTCAAGGCGCCGATCCTGCTGATCGTGGTGATTCTCGGCTTTGTCCTCGCCGACCTGATCATGCACGAGACCGGGCTGATCACTGTCACCATCATGGGCGTGGTGATGGCCAATCGGCCCTATTATGCCAGCCGCGCACTGCACCGATTCAAGGAGGACCTGTCGGTGCTGCTGATCTCCGGTGTGTTCATCCTGCTGTCGGCGCAACTCGACTGGGAGACGCTGCAGAAATTCCAGCTGCAGTTCATCCTCTTCCTGCTGGTGCTGTTGTTCGTTGTGCGGCCGCTGACCGTGTTCACCAGCCTGTTGTTCAGCTCTGTGCCGTTGCGTGAACAGGCCTTTATCGGCTGGATCGCGCCGCGCGGCATTGTCGCGGTGGCAATTACCGGGCTGTTCGCCAAGCGACTGGTCAATAGCGGTTATGAAGATGCCGAGGCGCTGGTGGCGCTCAGCTTCGCCGTGGTCATCGTCACCATCTTTGCGCATGGCTTTTCCGCCCGCTGGGTGGCGCAGCGGCTGGGCATAGAAGAGGGCGATGGCAAGGCGGTGATGCTGGTCGGTGCCAATCGCTGGACGCTCGAACTGGGCGCCTTCCTCAAATCGCTCGATATTCCGGTGACCATCTCCGACACCAGCCGCTTTGCCCTGCGCGGGGCGCGTCAGCGTGAACTCGACATCCATGATGGCGATATTCTCGACGAGGCGCTCGACGACAGCATCGATATCGGTGCCTATCAGCATCTCATCGTTGCCACCGATAATGACAGCTATAACCAGCTGCTCAGCTCCGACCTCGGTCCCGAGGTTGGCTATGACCGGATCAGCGCGGTCAGCGTTGACAGCAATGCGCCCGATGAAAGCGGCGAGCGCGCCATGCGCGGACGAATATTGCTCGAGAACGGCACCAGCTATGCCGATCTGGTTGATCGGGCGCGCGCCGGCTGGGTGTTCAGCCGCACCCGGCTGACCGAGAAGTTCAGCTATGATGATTTCCGTGCCAATCTGGGCGAAGGCGAGGAACCGGTGGCGATTCTCAAGCCCAATCAGAAGCTGTTATTCTTTTCGGCCCAGGCGCGTCCGGTGATTGAGCAGGGTGACCAGATCATCAGCTTCGTCAAACCCGACAGCCCCGAAGAGATCAAGGCGTCACGCGAGCAGGAGAAGGGCAGCAAGCCCGAAGAGCAGGGGTGA
- a CDS encoding universal stress protein, producing MAKTILIASDLTARSDRPFLRAAMLAEEWDAQRAVLFANADKSRVDQDSVEKQLKRSYGADMDACSVVVAHGKVPETIAKTARGLDADIIVVGAARHNNVTDFFLGTAVDYVVRRAEAPVLVVKERAHHTYRKIMVAVDFSESSKNAVQTALTLFPKAHITLAHAFHVAYSAWLKSDGVSDEMRGDAEREMQQFLDDLELTETDRARITSAVLEGNLHQSIYDMLLGEDMDLLVLGTHGRSGFTQATIGSRASEMLGWAPTDVLMVRGK from the coding sequence ATGGCGAAGACAATCCTGATAGCATCCGATCTGACCGCGCGCAGCGACCGACCATTCCTGCGCGCCGCCATGCTGGCGGAGGAATGGGACGCGCAGCGCGCTGTGCTGTTCGCCAATGCCGACAAGTCACGCGTCGACCAGGACAGTGTCGAGAAACAGCTCAAGCGCAGCTATGGCGCCGACATGGATGCCTGTTCGGTGGTGGTGGCCCATGGCAAGGTTCCCGAGACCATCGCCAAGACTGCCAGGGGCCTCGATGCCGATATCATCGTTGTCGGCGCGGCGCGGCATAATAATGTCACCGATTTCTTTCTCGGTACCGCAGTCGACTATGTCGTGCGCCGCGCCGAGGCACCGGTGCTGGTAGTCAAGGAACGGGCGCATCACACCTACCGCAAGATCATGGTCGCGGTGGACTTTTCCGAATCATCGAAAAACGCGGTGCAAACCGCACTCACCCTGTTCCCCAAGGCGCATATCACCCTCGCCCATGCCTTTCATGTTGCCTATTCGGCCTGGCTCAAATCCGACGGCGTTTCCGATGAGATGCGCGGCGATGCCGAGCGCGAGATGCAGCAGTTTCTGGACGATCTCGAGCTGACCGAGACCGACCGGGCGCGCATCACCTCCGCCGTGCTCGAGGGTAATCTGCATCAGAGCATTTACGACATGCTGCTGGGCGAGGATATGGACCTGCTGGTGCTCGGTACCCATGGTCGCTCGGGCTTCACCCAGGCCACTATCGGCAGTCGCGCCAGCGAGATGCTGGGTTGGGCACCAACCGATGTGCTGATGGTTCGCGGGAAGTGA
- a CDS encoding VOC family protein: MRMYAKSVAVDDQAKALDFYTGALGFVLKHDIPVGEHRWITVVSAEEPEGVELCLEPNAHPATREYQKALMADGIPFTAFQVDDVSAEVERLEEQGVRFTQPPLKAGGAKIAVFDDTCGNLIQLMELL, from the coding sequence ATGAGAATGTACGCCAAAAGTGTTGCTGTTGACGATCAGGCCAAAGCTCTTGATTTCTACACCGGCGCGCTGGGTTTTGTGCTCAAGCATGACATTCCCGTCGGCGAGCACCGCTGGATTACTGTTGTTTCGGCTGAGGAACCCGAAGGGGTGGAACTCTGTCTGGAACCAAATGCGCATCCTGCCACGCGTGAATACCAGAAGGCTCTTATGGCTGACGGCATTCCGTTTACGGCATTTCAGGTGGACGATGTTTCTGCGGAAGTGGAGCGTCTTGAGGAACAAGGCGTCAGATTTACCCAGCCGCCTCTAAAGGCCGGTGGTGCGAAAATTGCGGTATTCGATGATACCTGTGGCAACCTAATCCAGCTCATGGAGCTGCTATGA
- a CDS encoding winged helix-turn-helix domain-containing protein, protein MTVPFDPKLSRVFRALGDDTRLLILDELRKRNDQTLFELCARLFEEHAITLSRQAITRHLNTLERAELIQTSWRGRSKVHSFTASSVTDAVHPWLEPFFEGGPE, encoded by the coding sequence ATGACTGTTCCCTTCGATCCGAAGCTGAGTCGCGTTTTTCGCGCGCTCGGTGATGATACGCGCCTACTCATTCTCGATGAGCTGAGAAAGCGCAATGACCAGACTCTGTTTGAGCTGTGCGCAAGACTCTTCGAGGAGCATGCGATCACTCTAAGTCGTCAAGCCATTACGCGGCATCTCAACACTCTGGAGCGAGCTGAACTTATCCAGACCTCGTGGCGTGGCAGGTCGAAGGTCCATTCTTTTACCGCATCGTCAGTGACCGACGCGGTCCACCCCTGGTTAGAGCCATTTTTTGAAGGAGGCCCAGAATGA